One genomic window of Monodelphis domestica isolate mMonDom1 chromosome 1, mMonDom1.pri, whole genome shotgun sequence includes the following:
- the DCLRE1A gene encoding DNA cross-link repair 1A protein isoform X1: MSEENLFEEDIWEYKSIRKSKLENSDASNSVLKARDSKYKSKRCKIQRNKRTVEVKGKSKNDELCLGERSSQTLVSDPNLSGGDNIQQSQGKVTTKAKFGKTNKKLTPTKQQPVYSGYCPSCQMPFSLLLGQTPRWHVSECLDAPQSSERECPDGLLCTSTNPSHYTRYAHFLLAQSRAGNVHFSSPTYMPNSKLIGSNDTKSGFLCSLEERWTQCQKQTENAKNDSTDPLLITLSPRKFQSPTETNKKISLSTNGSKSQQTLQFTEFVDNDRLESSGLPLADGELDRQNSSEHLNLPLPEADLSDCEISFSPLQSDEETYDIEEKLEDSQKELFIAENSENYGIEDEDDSCILFRRLCRTLQEKYEPNCQKMNSYINRNEYDEELNIAHSLSDLSKPISQNNERIKFCEPACATNHFKCFPTSLAEELNSTNYQVNKEGPDESKLFSSQSSRGNMPIEESAACNRASQQLLHCKMSKSLESKEEKTFSLCSTQSEIVEKSNRSFYGKSNSRIINFCQEELDSKPSTKASILEMETFPNKTTAHISTEILLPCAPSSNTRPSSTKVLKQMDIGVFFGLPPKAKEEKTPEKSASKRTKNESPNEKLSGQSKRKREGSLGNLELDIQDLNRTKTSVESPHEESQRRKRFRKSSTVEKTQMKKTDELMNNRELVTNKVARGGSQRWRTKLQDSFSTTEGGLRKKKCPFYKKIPGTGFTVDAFQYGAIEGCTAYFLTHFHSDHYAGLSKKFTFPVYCSKITSNLVKSKLCVQEQYLHPLPMDTVCIVNDIKVVLLDANHCPGAVMILFYLPNGTVILHTGDFRADPSMERYSLLANQKVHTLYLDTTYCSPEYTFPSQQEVIQFAINIAFESVTLAPRTLVVCGTYAIGKEKVFLAIADVLGSKVSMSQEKYKTLKCLELQEVNSLITTDWNSALVHLLPMMQINFKDLQNHLNKCGGKYDCILAFRPTGWTHSEKFDSITDIVPQTKGNISIYGIPYSEHSSYVEMKRFVQWLKPQKIISTVNVGSWESRKTMQKYFNEWKHEAGY, translated from the exons ATGTCAGAAGAAAACTTATTTGAAGAAGATATCTGGGAATATAAATCCATAAGAAAATCAAAATTGGAAAATTCAGATGCTTCTAACTCTGTTCTAAAGGCAAGAGATAGTAAGTACAAATCAAAAAGatgtaaaatacaaagaaacaaaagaactgtggaagttaAGGGAAAATCTAAGAATGATGAATTGTGTTTAGGAGAAAGAAGTTCTCAGACACTTGTGTCTGATCCTAATCTAAGTGGTGGAGATAATATTCAGCAGTCCCAGGGAAAGGTAACTACAAAAGCAAAatttggaaagacaaataaaaaactaaCCCCAACAAAGCAGCAACCGGTTTACAGTGGATACTGCCCAAGCTGCCAAATGCCTTTTTCTTTATTGCTGGGTCAAACACCTCGGTGGCATGTTTCCGAATGTTTGGATGCTCCACAGTCTTCTGAAAGAG agtgTCCTGATGGTCTTCTTTGTACTTCTACAAATCCTTCTCATTACACACGCTATGCTCATTTCCTACTAGCTCAAAGTAGAGCGGGGAATGTTCATTTTAGCTCTCCAACATATATGCCAAACAGCAAGCTCATTGGTTCCAATGATACTAAATCAGGCTTTCTCTGTAGCCTTGAGGAAAGATGGACTCAATGTCAGAAACAAACAGAGAATGCAAAAAATGATTCAACTGATCCCTTGTTGATAACATTGAGTCCAAGAAAATTTCAATCTCCAACTGAAACCaataaaaaaatttctctttccaCAAACGGCTCAAAATCCCAACAGACTTTGCAGTTCACAGAGTTTGTTGATAATGACAGACTTGAGAGCTCTGGTTTGCCTCTTGCTGATGGAGAATTAGACAGACAGAATAGCTCAGAACATTTGAACCTTCCACTGCCAGAAGCTGATCTCAGTGACTGTGAAATCTCTTTTTCTCCACTCCAAAGTGATGAAGAAACTTATGACATAGAGGAGAAACTAGAAGATTCACAAAAGGAACTGTTTATTGCTGAAAACTCTGAAAATTACGGCATTGAAGATGAGGATGACAGCTGTATCTTGTTTAGAAGACTTTGTAGAACCTTACAGGAGAAGTATGAACCTAACTGCCAGAAAATGAACAGTTACATAAACCGAAATGAATATGATGAAGAATTGAATATAGCCcacagtttaagtgatttgtctaaaccTATTTCCCAAAATAATGAGAGGATCAAGTTTTGTGAGCCAGCATGTGCTACTAATCATTTCAAATGCTTTCCAACTTCTTTAGCTGAGGAGCTGAATTCTACTAATTATCAAGTCAATAAAGAGGGCCCTGATGAGTCAAAATTGTTCTCATCCCAATCAAGTAGAGGGAATATGCCTATTGAAGAATCAGCTGCTTGCAATCGGGCTTCTCAACAATTACTTCACTGTAAAATGTCAAAGTCCTTGGAAAGCAAGGAAGAAAAGACTTTTTCTCTGTGTTCAACTCAAAGTGAAATtgtagaaaaatcaaatagatccTTCTATGGTAAAAGTAATAGTCGTATAATAAATTTCTGCCAGGAAGAATTGGATAGCAAGCCAAGTACTAAGGCTtcaattttagagatggaaactTTTCCTAATAAAACTACTGCACATATATCTACAGAGATATTGCTGCCATGTGCTCCTAGCTCTAATACAAGACCATCATCTACTAAGGTATTAAAACAAATGGATATAGGTGTGTTTTTTGGGTTACCTCCCAaagcaaaggaagagaaaacaccagagaaaagtgcttcaaaaagaacaaaaaatgaaagtCCTAATGAAAAGCTCTCAGGACAGagcaagaggaaaagggaaggatctCTGGGTAATTTAGAACTTGACATTCAGGACCTAAATAGAACTAAAACCTCTGTGGAATCACCCCATGAAGAGtcacaaaggagaaaaagatttAGAAAGTCATCTACAGTAgaaaagacacaaatgaaaaaaactgatgAGCTCATGAATAACAGAGAACTAGTTACAAATAAAGTAGCTAGAGGTGGTTCACAGAGGTGGAGAACAAAGTTGCAAGATTCATTTTCTACTACTGAAGGAGGattgaggaaaaagaaatgtcCCTTCTATAAGAAAATACCAG GAACTGGCTTTACAGTTGATGCCTTTCAATATGGAGCAATAGAGGGTTGTACAGCTTATTTCCTGACACATTTTCATTCGGACCATTATGCTGGGTTGTCAAAAAAGTTTACATTTCCAGTTTATTGTAGTAAG ataacaagCAATTTAGTAAAGAGCAAGCTCTGTGTGCAAGAGCAATACCTCCATCCCCTACCAATGGATACTGTGTGTATAGTGAATGATATCAAAGTTGTTTTGCTTGATGCTAATCA TTGTCCAGGTGCTGTCATGATCCTTTTTTATCTTCCAAATGGTACTGTTATACTGCACACTGGAGACTTCAGAGCAGATCCTTCCATGGAACGCTACTCTCTTCTCGCTAACCAGAAGGTCCACACACTTTACTTAGACACAAC aTATTGCAGCCCAGAATATACTTTTCCTTCTCAGCAAGAAGTTATCCAGTTTGCTATCAACATTGCCTTTGAGTCTGTAACCTTAGCCCCACGTACTCTTGTTGTCTGTGGAACTTATGCTATTGGAAAAGAGAAAGTATTCCTAG CAATTGCTGATGTTTTAGGTTCCAAAGTGAGCATGTCCCAGGAAAAGTACAAAACGCTAAAGTGCTTAGAGCTTCAAGAAGTTAATTCTCTCATTACTACAGACTGGAATAGTGCATTAGTACACCTTCTTCCTATGATGCAAATTAATTTTAAG
- the DCLRE1A gene encoding DNA cross-link repair 1A protein isoform X2: MSEENLFEEDIWEYKSIRKSKLENSDASNSVLKARDRERSSQTLVSDPNLSGGDNIQQSQGKVTTKAKFGKTNKKLTPTKQQPVYSGYCPSCQMPFSLLLGQTPRWHVSECLDAPQSSERECPDGLLCTSTNPSHYTRYAHFLLAQSRAGNVHFSSPTYMPNSKLIGSNDTKSGFLCSLEERWTQCQKQTENAKNDSTDPLLITLSPRKFQSPTETNKKISLSTNGSKSQQTLQFTEFVDNDRLESSGLPLADGELDRQNSSEHLNLPLPEADLSDCEISFSPLQSDEETYDIEEKLEDSQKELFIAENSENYGIEDEDDSCILFRRLCRTLQEKYEPNCQKMNSYINRNEYDEELNIAHSLSDLSKPISQNNERIKFCEPACATNHFKCFPTSLAEELNSTNYQVNKEGPDESKLFSSQSSRGNMPIEESAACNRASQQLLHCKMSKSLESKEEKTFSLCSTQSEIVEKSNRSFYGKSNSRIINFCQEELDSKPSTKASILEMETFPNKTTAHISTEILLPCAPSSNTRPSSTKVLKQMDIGVFFGLPPKAKEEKTPEKSASKRTKNESPNEKLSGQSKRKREGSLGNLELDIQDLNRTKTSVESPHEESQRRKRFRKSSTVEKTQMKKTDELMNNRELVTNKVARGGSQRWRTKLQDSFSTTEGGLRKKKCPFYKKIPGTGFTVDAFQYGAIEGCTAYFLTHFHSDHYAGLSKKFTFPVYCSKITSNLVKSKLCVQEQYLHPLPMDTVCIVNDIKVVLLDANHCPGAVMILFYLPNGTVILHTGDFRADPSMERYSLLANQKVHTLYLDTTYCSPEYTFPSQQEVIQFAINIAFESVTLAPRTLVVCGTYAIGKEKVFLAIADVLGSKVSMSQEKYKTLKCLELQEVNSLITTDWNSALVHLLPMMQINFKDLQNHLNKCGGKYDCILAFRPTGWTHSEKFDSITDIVPQTKGNISIYGIPYSEHSSYVEMKRFVQWLKPQKIISTVNVGSWESRKTMQKYFNEWKHEAGY, encoded by the exons ATGTCAGAAGAAAACTTATTTGAAGAAGATATCTGGGAATATAAATCCATAAGAAAATCAAAATTGGAAAATTCAGATGCTTCTAACTCTGTTCTAAAGGCAAGAGATA GAGAAAGAAGTTCTCAGACACTTGTGTCTGATCCTAATCTAAGTGGTGGAGATAATATTCAGCAGTCCCAGGGAAAGGTAACTACAAAAGCAAAatttggaaagacaaataaaaaactaaCCCCAACAAAGCAGCAACCGGTTTACAGTGGATACTGCCCAAGCTGCCAAATGCCTTTTTCTTTATTGCTGGGTCAAACACCTCGGTGGCATGTTTCCGAATGTTTGGATGCTCCACAGTCTTCTGAAAGAG agtgTCCTGATGGTCTTCTTTGTACTTCTACAAATCCTTCTCATTACACACGCTATGCTCATTTCCTACTAGCTCAAAGTAGAGCGGGGAATGTTCATTTTAGCTCTCCAACATATATGCCAAACAGCAAGCTCATTGGTTCCAATGATACTAAATCAGGCTTTCTCTGTAGCCTTGAGGAAAGATGGACTCAATGTCAGAAACAAACAGAGAATGCAAAAAATGATTCAACTGATCCCTTGTTGATAACATTGAGTCCAAGAAAATTTCAATCTCCAACTGAAACCaataaaaaaatttctctttccaCAAACGGCTCAAAATCCCAACAGACTTTGCAGTTCACAGAGTTTGTTGATAATGACAGACTTGAGAGCTCTGGTTTGCCTCTTGCTGATGGAGAATTAGACAGACAGAATAGCTCAGAACATTTGAACCTTCCACTGCCAGAAGCTGATCTCAGTGACTGTGAAATCTCTTTTTCTCCACTCCAAAGTGATGAAGAAACTTATGACATAGAGGAGAAACTAGAAGATTCACAAAAGGAACTGTTTATTGCTGAAAACTCTGAAAATTACGGCATTGAAGATGAGGATGACAGCTGTATCTTGTTTAGAAGACTTTGTAGAACCTTACAGGAGAAGTATGAACCTAACTGCCAGAAAATGAACAGTTACATAAACCGAAATGAATATGATGAAGAATTGAATATAGCCcacagtttaagtgatttgtctaaaccTATTTCCCAAAATAATGAGAGGATCAAGTTTTGTGAGCCAGCATGTGCTACTAATCATTTCAAATGCTTTCCAACTTCTTTAGCTGAGGAGCTGAATTCTACTAATTATCAAGTCAATAAAGAGGGCCCTGATGAGTCAAAATTGTTCTCATCCCAATCAAGTAGAGGGAATATGCCTATTGAAGAATCAGCTGCTTGCAATCGGGCTTCTCAACAATTACTTCACTGTAAAATGTCAAAGTCCTTGGAAAGCAAGGAAGAAAAGACTTTTTCTCTGTGTTCAACTCAAAGTGAAATtgtagaaaaatcaaatagatccTTCTATGGTAAAAGTAATAGTCGTATAATAAATTTCTGCCAGGAAGAATTGGATAGCAAGCCAAGTACTAAGGCTtcaattttagagatggaaactTTTCCTAATAAAACTACTGCACATATATCTACAGAGATATTGCTGCCATGTGCTCCTAGCTCTAATACAAGACCATCATCTACTAAGGTATTAAAACAAATGGATATAGGTGTGTTTTTTGGGTTACCTCCCAaagcaaaggaagagaaaacaccagagaaaagtgcttcaaaaagaacaaaaaatgaaagtCCTAATGAAAAGCTCTCAGGACAGagcaagaggaaaagggaaggatctCTGGGTAATTTAGAACTTGACATTCAGGACCTAAATAGAACTAAAACCTCTGTGGAATCACCCCATGAAGAGtcacaaaggagaaaaagatttAGAAAGTCATCTACAGTAgaaaagacacaaatgaaaaaaactgatgAGCTCATGAATAACAGAGAACTAGTTACAAATAAAGTAGCTAGAGGTGGTTCACAGAGGTGGAGAACAAAGTTGCAAGATTCATTTTCTACTACTGAAGGAGGattgaggaaaaagaaatgtcCCTTCTATAAGAAAATACCAG GAACTGGCTTTACAGTTGATGCCTTTCAATATGGAGCAATAGAGGGTTGTACAGCTTATTTCCTGACACATTTTCATTCGGACCATTATGCTGGGTTGTCAAAAAAGTTTACATTTCCAGTTTATTGTAGTAAG ataacaagCAATTTAGTAAAGAGCAAGCTCTGTGTGCAAGAGCAATACCTCCATCCCCTACCAATGGATACTGTGTGTATAGTGAATGATATCAAAGTTGTTTTGCTTGATGCTAATCA TTGTCCAGGTGCTGTCATGATCCTTTTTTATCTTCCAAATGGTACTGTTATACTGCACACTGGAGACTTCAGAGCAGATCCTTCCATGGAACGCTACTCTCTTCTCGCTAACCAGAAGGTCCACACACTTTACTTAGACACAAC aTATTGCAGCCCAGAATATACTTTTCCTTCTCAGCAAGAAGTTATCCAGTTTGCTATCAACATTGCCTTTGAGTCTGTAACCTTAGCCCCACGTACTCTTGTTGTCTGTGGAACTTATGCTATTGGAAAAGAGAAAGTATTCCTAG CAATTGCTGATGTTTTAGGTTCCAAAGTGAGCATGTCCCAGGAAAAGTACAAAACGCTAAAGTGCTTAGAGCTTCAAGAAGTTAATTCTCTCATTACTACAGACTGGAATAGTGCATTAGTACACCTTCTTCCTATGATGCAAATTAATTTTAAG